From Nerophis lumbriciformis linkage group LG11, RoL_Nlum_v2.1, whole genome shotgun sequence, one genomic window encodes:
- the LOC133610066 gene encoding vacuolar protein sorting-associated protein 72 homolog gives MSLAVHREPRKTAGNRMSKLLDAEEEDEFYKTTYGGFNDESGDDEYHGEHSDTEDEVDSDFDIDEGDEPDSDQEEDAPRRKSRVVTKAYKEPVKVAKPKPKPKRPSEETKKTEKTKVELKRRLPQEFQDLCEPRKSVRQSTSEHTRKTNLRLQERQDAPRRRRGAHRDRPLTQEELLAEAKITAELNIRSLENYERLEADKKKQVHKKRRFEGPTVRYHSVLMPLVSPSLPKEENVDVEGLDQDVPQTATANPATPSQQPAGGLCSRTYVTFSDDEAFDAAFPRSAQAAPQVPVQEICPVTHKAALYRDPVTDIPYANSRAFRIIREAYRKYVAAHGFPNMSGGTTGHDSATRGARHKVAVKHGAVAT, from the exons ATGAGTCTAGCAGTTCACCGAGAGCCCAGGAAGACTGCGGGGAATCGCATGTCAAAGCTGCTGGACGCAGAAGAGGAAGACGAGTTCTACAAGACCACTTATGGAGGATTTAACGAT GAATCGGGAGATGACGAGTACCACGGAGAACATTCAGACACAGAGGATGAGGTGGACAGCGATTTTGACATCGACGAAGGGGACGAGCCAGACAGCGACCAGGAGGAAGACGCGCCTCGGAGGAAAAGTCGTGTGGTTACTAAAGCATATAAA GAACCTGTCAAAGTTGCAAAGCCTAAGCCTAAGCCAAAAAGACCCTCAGAGGAGACGAAGAAAACGGAGAAAACCAAAGTGGAGCTCAAACGAAGGCTTCCTCAAGAATTTCAAGACCTATGCGAAC CCCGGAAGTCCGTGCGACAGTCCACCAGCGAACACACCCGGAAAACTAATCTGCGCCTGCAGGAACGCCAGGACGCCCCTCGGCGCAGGAGAGGGGCCCATCGAGACCGACCTCTGACCCAAGAGGAGCTGCTGGCCGAGGCCAAGATCACCGCCGAACTCAACATTCGATCACTGG AAAACTACGAGCGCCTGGAAGCGGACAAGAAGAAACAAGTACACAAGAAGCGTCGCTTCGAGGGCCCGACCGTCCGTTACCATTCCGTCCTCATGCCCCTCGTCTCGCCATCGCTACCCAAAGAGGAGAACGTCGACGTCGAAGG GTTGGACCAGGACGTCCCGCAGACCGCTACGGCGAATCCTGCCACGCCTTCCCAGCAGCCCGCCGGCGGCCTCTGCTCGCGCACCTATGTGACATTCAGCGACGACGAAGCCTTCGATGCCGCCTTCCCGCGCAGCGCCCAGGCGGCGCCTCAGGTACCCGTGCAGGAAATCTGCCCCGTCACCCACAAGGCGGCGCTGTACCGCGACCCGGTCACCGACATCCCTTACGCCAACTCGCGAGCCTTCCGCATCATCCGGGAGGCGTACCGTAAATACGTGGCCGCTCACGGCTTTCCCAACATGTCGGGAGGGACGACTGGGCACGACTCGGCTACAAGAGGCGCGCGCCACAAGGTGGCGGTCAAGCACGGCGCGGTCGCTACGTAG